A single region of the Nicotiana sylvestris chromosome 6, ASM39365v2, whole genome shotgun sequence genome encodes:
- the LOC138871909 gene encoding peroxisomal membrane protein 11-5-like, producing the protein MNVASINNQQSLRRPPMAVAPSSSSSPSAHVQTNPISCFAVNPSAVFIGLVLEQSGARDKICRAIQYGSKCLSNGEPGAAQNVDKSTSLARKVFRLFKFINDLHGLISPTAPGTPLPLILLGKSKNALLSTFLFLDQIVWLGRTGIYKNKERPRTHPTPSTHTHGGKAKQSG; encoded by the exons ATGAACGTCGCCTCCATTAACAATCAGCAGTCCCTTCGTCGACCTCCCATGGCTgttgctccttcttcttcgtcgtcTCCCTCAGCTCACGTCCAAACGAACCCTATCTCTTGCTTTGCTGTGAACCCTTCAGCAGTTTTCATAGG TCTTGTACTTGAACAAAGTGGGGCAAGGGACAAGATATGTAGGGCTATACAATATGGTTCAAAATGCCTGAGTAATGGAGAGCCTGGCGCTGCACAAAATGTCGACAAATCAACTAGCTTAGCAAGGAAAGTGTTTCGTCTTTTCAAGTTTATCAATGATCTGCATGGTCTTATTAGCCCAACTGCCCCAGGAACCCCACTTCCTCTCATCTTGTTGGGAAAGTCAAAAAATGCATTGTTGTCAACTTTCTTGTTTCTAGATCAAATTGTGTGGCTTGGAAGGACAGGCATTTACAAGAACAAAGAACGCCCAAGAACCCACCCTACTCCTTCCACGCACACACACGGAGGAAAAGCaaagcagtccggttaa